The following DNA comes from Methanocella sp..
GGAAGAAGGGCCGGTCGAGCCCTTACACCCTCCGAGGATGTTACTACAGATGATGAAAAACTTATCAGTATCAAAGGCCTTACCCGGGCCGACGGCGATGTCCCACCAGCCGGGCTTCTTGTCGCCATCGTGCCAGCCGGCGACGTGTGCGTCGCCGGACAGCGCGTGGCAGATCAGTATGGCGTTACTCTTGTCTTTGTTTAATTGGCCGTACGTCTCGTATGCGATGGTCACCGGCCCGAGCTTCTGGCCCGATTCCAGGACGAGCTCTTCCTGCAGGTGGAAATACCTGGTCTTGACAACGCCTACTGATCCAATGCTCATTTTTTCATCCCGTTTATACCTTCGCCAGCGCCTGGTCGAGGTCGGCGATAATGTCCTTGACATCCTCAATGCCGATGGACAGCCTGATCAGGCCAGGGGTGACGCCGGTGTCCAGCTGCTCCTGTTCGGAGAGTTGCTGGTGGGTCGTAGATGCCGGGTGGATGATCAGGGACTTGGCGTCGCCGATGTTCGCCAGGTGCGAAAACAGCTTGACACTCTCGATGATCTTCTTGCCGGCCTCGACTCCGCCCTTGACCTCGAATGCTACGAGACCGCCGTAGATACCATCCTTGAGGTACTTGCCCGAGACCTTATGGTTGTAGAAGCTGGGCAAGCCCGGGTAGAAGACGAACTTGACCTTGGGGTGCTTCTCCAGGTACTGCGCGACCGCCAGAGCGTTTTCCGAGTGCTTCTTCTGCCTTAACGGGAGGTCCTCGATGCCCTGGAGGAACAGGAACGAGGCCCACGGGCTTAGCGCCGGTCCGAGGTCACGGAGCAGCAGTACTCTCGCCCTCAGGATGTACGCCAGGTTGGCGCCGCCGATGTTGCCGAATGCATCCCAGTAGCTTAAGCCGTGGTAGCTCGGGTCCTTATCGGTGATCTCGGGGAACTTGCCGTTGTCCCACTTGAAGTTGCCCGAGTCCACGATGACGCCGCCGATGGTGGTGCCGTGGCCGCCGATATACTTCGTAGCCGACAGGACGATGATGTCCGCGCCGTGCTCGAACGGCCTGAAGAACCCTACGCCGACGGTGTTGTCTACGACGACCGGTATGCCGGCATCGTGGGCGATCTTCGCGATGGCCTCGAAGTCCGGGACGTTCAGGTGCGGGTTGCCGATGGTCTCGATGTAGATGGCCTTCGTCTTCGGGGTAATGGCCTTCTTGAACTCCTCGGGCTTGTCCGCGTTGACGAACTTGGTGTAGCGGCCGAGCCTCTCGAACGTGTAGTGGAGAAGCTGGTATGTGCCGCCGTAAAGGTTATCGCCCGCGACGATCTCGTCGCCCACGCTGGTGATGTTGAGCAGCGCGAGGGTCGTTGCCGACTGGCCCGAACTCACGGCTAAGGCCCCGACGCCGCCCTCGATCGCAGCGACTCTTTTCTCGAAGACGTCGTTGGTGGGGTTCATGATGCGCGAGTAGATGTTGCCGAATTCCTTGAGACCGAACAGGTTCGCTGCCCTCTCAGGGGTCGGGAATACATACGAAGCGGTCGCATAGATCGGGACCGCCCTGGCGGTAGTCGCCGAGTCCGGCTCTTCTTGTCCTACGTGTAATGCAATAGTTTCTAATCCTGGTTTATTCTGTGTCATTCTTTCCAACCTCAATGTGTTATTTAAGGATCATGCTTTCTTTTTCTCGCCCGGTGCATAGCTCGAGGCCGCGTTCGAGTCCACCGGCAGGTCATACTTCCTGGCGATGTCCAGGAAGGCCTCGCTCAGGTACTTGATCTTCTCCCAGGATAGGCCGTAGGTGTTCAGCTTCCAGGTCCGGGTCGCGCCGGCGAACTCGCCGATGATACCCCGGTCCGTCAGCTCCTCGCTGAAGTAGAAGCCGCGGCGCTTGTGCGTCTTTGCGATGACGTCGTAGCTGCCCGTGGTATCGACCTTGCTGAGCGTGTGTTTCCTGGGCCACTCGGAAAGCACCGCGCTTCCCTTGACCCGCTGGAACTGCTCCAGGAAGTAATTGGACTTCTGGACTTCCTCGTCCCAGTCCTTTACTCTCTCCTTGATCGTCGGGAACGACGCCATCATGGACAGCAGCGTGCCGCCCATAAGGGTGCAGCCTAAGTTCTCGACTTCCTTGATGCCGAACTTCCTCTTGGTCACGTCGCCCACCATCGCGGTCGTGCGGAGTACTTTGGGAGCATACTCGTTCGATACGCCCAGAACGCCCGACGGGGCGACCGATGCCATACTCTTGTGGCCGGAGCCCACGACAAAGTCCGCCCCGATCTTTTTAGCGTCCACCGGGGCTATTCCCACGGTGTATGCGCCGTTGTACAGGAACGGGATGCCGTACTGCTTCGCGACCTTCGCGATGCCATAGACATCGTGCTCGTTGGCGAGCATGTAGTCGAAGTGGTCGATCATTATGAGCACTGGCAGCTTGCCGGTCTCCTTCTTTACGTCCTCGATCTTCCGGGCGGTTGCGTCTGCGGTGATGACGTTCTTCTCGTTCTTGGGCACTTCCTTGACGACACCCCCGGCCTGCTCGACGGCGAGGAACTCGGTGTAGTGGGCGAAAGCCGATACGATGACAGAGTCGCCTTTTTCCACCAGCGCCGACGCGACGGCCTGGAACGCCCTTCGGGCGCCCGGTGTGACCCTGGCCTGGTCGGCGTTGAGCCACTTTGCGAGCTCGCCGTGGAAGTCGTCGATGCCCGGCTTCGTTATTTTGTCCAGCCTGAAGGGCTTGCGGCAGTAGTCGCAGGTAGAGTAGCCGTCGCCGTATGCGATGATCGCTTTCCTCGCCTCGGGCGTCAACCTGCCGGCGGCCTGGATGGGATGGATGTTGATATATTCCTCTTCCCTGGTTCTTATGTCCAGGTTCCCGATCCGGGTCTTCGGCGGGCACGCGGTTTTGATATCCGGGGCCTCGATCTCGGCGAGGTACTCCTTGACCTTCGCCAGCGATTCCTTTACGTGTTGTTCCTGCTCCGGAGTCAGCCCGGTGGGCAGCGACTGCCTGAATACTTCCCTCACGTCCTCCAGGGAGAACAGCGCGTCGAACGTCCTTTGAACTCGTAAGTTGCTCATTTCTCGTCACATCCTAAGCCCGAGGGAACTTTTTTATTTCTGCACCCCTGCTTAGCGCTTAACAATTGTGTATTTAACAATTGTTAAATTTTCCGAACATATTTATATCCTGTGTTCGTGGCAATACCGGAATTTTGCCGGAGTACGTAGCTCAGGCCGTTTTTACCTTGCTATGGAGGCGGGCAAGAGTCAACAATCGTTATGATTGTTAACAATCGTTTAGAAGCGTTGATACTATATAAAGCATATGGTTTGAGTAAAAATATGCATGATAGTAATAACGCTATAAGGGCGATAACGGTAAAAATGGGCTAACTCGGCCCTAAAAAGGATATGATCAGTCAAATAAGTGGCCGATCCTATCGAAGATACCGGAGAATCCTGAAGTGACAGAAGAGCCGCCGAACAGGCTGTCGCCCCACCCCCACCAGGATGTGTTCAAGGGGCTCACCGAGGTCGTATTGAATGCATTAATATCCTCGAACGGCCTGAATCCGTTCAGGTCGATCATGAAGGGATTCTTCTTTTCGTTCGGGTCAGTGTATTGCATGTCCAGCACGAAGATCTTCTTGCTCCAGTCGCCGGACGTGCCGACGTTGACCGTTAGCTGGTCGCCGTCGACCTTATAGTCGTTTATGCCGACGATGGCGCCGGACTTTAGCTTATCCACGAGCCCCGTCTGGAATCCTGATGGCTCGTTTTTTGGGTCGTAGTTCACGTATAGAGTATATGCCTGGCCCGTCTTTACGGCCGGATCGGCCGAGTAGAGCACGTTGCCCTGGACCGTACTGCCCTGGGGCACATCAGGCAGTGCAACGGCACTAATGCCGAAAGTTTCGGGGACAAGACCCCCCGACGTGCTTTGCGGCGTGACCGTCGGCATCACCGGCATCTTCGTGAGCTGGAGCACGACCTTCGCCTTTCCTGAATAATCCGTAGACTGTGCCGCGCTCAGCACCATGAGCGCAGAAATAAGTAATGCCATTATGGCAATAACCCTGAGCCTCATACCTTTACCCGGTGAATCATTAGTTTACGTTTTTATAATTATGTTGAAAAATAAATACGGCCGGAGCATGGAAAAATTCCGATAAAAAGCGGTTAAAGAAAAAAGCAGAGGGAGAGAATCGAACTCTCCTGAACCGGTCTGCAGCCGGTTGCATAGCCATTCTGCCACCTCTGCGTATAGTGGGGTCGTTTTTGAGAGCAGAGAAAGAGAATCGAACACTCCTGAACCGGTCTGCAGCCGGTTGTATAGCCACTCTGCCATCCCTGCTTGCTCTGCTTGACTTAACAATTGTTAATAGAATTCGAACATATTTATATTCTTTGTTCGAGGCAATCCCGGGCGATAACAGGCATATGCAAGGCCCGAGTCATGCTTGCGCAGCCACTTAATAATTATTTAGACAGCCCTATGGTCTTTATAGCATGGCATAAAAGCAAAAAAGGCATAAAAAAGAATTAGACCATAATTTGCAACATAGTATCAATTTACACGCCGCAGCTATTCATGCAGACAGTGCAGTCGTCGAGGTCGGACTCGTCCTGACGGTGCAGATCGCATAGCGAGCCACTCTGCTTGACAATGGCGCAGACGGCACAAATGCCCGGTATGACGTCCTTCCCGGTGTTCCCGTCTGCGATCTCCTTCGCCAGGTTCTTTATCGCCTTCCGGACCTGCTTGTTCACCGGGATACCCTTGCCCCGCTTGTCCTTCATGTACTGGGAAACGGCGGACTGGGTGATGCCCAGCTTCTCGGAGACTTCCTTCTGGGACATGCCCAGCCTGGTCATCTCTTTTGCTAATTCAGCGCGAATGGTCGGTATAACGTACCACACGATCAATTCACATGGAGCCTTCATGGTGCGATCAACTTAATTAAACAATCGTTATAATATTATTTAAGATTAACGCTGTTAAGTGGCTTGCTTCTGAAATATTACAATCGTTAACAACGTTCATTCGCTATAAATGATGGCAACTATTTTGTTAACTATTGTTAATCCATATACTTGTAGTCCAGCGGGATTACTGAGGAGGGTAATATATGGAGAATGTAAGTAGAATCATAACCTGTATGGGAGTCGTTCTGGCCCTTATCGTCGCGGTCGTGCCGGCCGGCGCAAACCTGACGCCGGCATGGGTCGGCATCCCGGCGATCGTCCAGAGCGGCACGACCGGCGCCTTCAACCAGAACACGGCCTGTGCCACGGACTTTGAGAACATCAACATCAAATTCCCGGCCTACTTCGACGGCCTGCACCTCGGGGCGAGCACGCTCGGGCTCGGCGTCG
Coding sequences within:
- the pscS gene encoding O-phospho-L-seryl-tRNA:Cys-tRNA synthase, which produces MSNLRVQRTFDALFSLEDVREVFRQSLPTGLTPEQEQHVKESLAKVKEYLAEIEAPDIKTACPPKTRIGNLDIRTREEEYINIHPIQAAGRLTPEARKAIIAYGDGYSTCDYCRKPFRLDKITKPGIDDFHGELAKWLNADQARVTPGARRAFQAVASALVEKGDSVIVSAFAHYTEFLAVEQAGGVVKEVPKNEKNVITADATARKIEDVKKETGKLPVLIMIDHFDYMLANEHDVYGIAKVAKQYGIPFLYNGAYTVGIAPVDAKKIGADFVVGSGHKSMASVAPSGVLGVSNEYAPKVLRTTAMVGDVTKRKFGIKEVENLGCTLMGGTLLSMMASFPTIKERVKDWDEEVQKSNYFLEQFQRVKGSAVLSEWPRKHTLSKVDTTGSYDVIAKTHKRRGFYFSEELTDRGIIGEFAGATRTWKLNTYGLSWEKIKYLSEAFLDIARKYDLPVDSNAASSYAPGEKKKA
- a CDS encoding transcriptional regulator, coding for MKAPCELIVWYVIPTIRAELAKEMTRLGMSQKEVSEKLGITQSAVSQYMKDKRGKGIPVNKQVRKAIKNLAKEIADGNTGKDVIPGICAVCAIVKQSGSLCDLHRQDESDLDDCTVCMNSCGV
- a CDS encoding O-acetylhomoserine aminocarboxypropyltransferase/cysteine synthase family protein, which encodes MTQNKPGLETIALHVGQEEPDSATTARAVPIYATASYVFPTPERAANLFGLKEFGNIYSRIMNPTNDVFEKRVAAIEGGVGALAVSSGQSATTLALLNITSVGDEIVAGDNLYGGTYQLLHYTFERLGRYTKFVNADKPEEFKKAITPKTKAIYIETIGNPHLNVPDFEAIAKIAHDAGIPVVVDNTVGVGFFRPFEHGADIIVLSATKYIGGHGTTIGGVIVDSGNFKWDNGKFPEITDKDPSYHGLSYWDAFGNIGGANLAYILRARVLLLRDLGPALSPWASFLFLQGIEDLPLRQKKHSENALAVAQYLEKHPKVKFVFYPGLPSFYNHKVSGKYLKDGIYGGLVAFEVKGGVEAGKKIIESVKLFSHLANIGDAKSLIIHPASTTHQQLSEQEQLDTGVTPGLIRLSIGIEDVKDIIADLDQALAKV